The Xiphophorus maculatus strain JP 163 A chromosome 5, X_maculatus-5.0-male, whole genome shotgun sequence nucleotide sequence atttgtcttttttgatcATATTCCTTGTCCAGGTGTTGGCCTTGCTGTTTGATCCCGTTTTTCGTGGGTGCTTGCAAGGATGTGCAGCATTCCTGCCCGCAGTGCAACAACGTTCTGCACGTCTACCGTCGCATGTGAACCACAGTGGTCAATCATGCAGCTACTGAAATTTTTTTGGCTCTATTCATTAAGGTCTTCCTACACTGTACAAAGTTCTTTTTGAGCCTATTGGAGAGCTGCACTGTATTACTACAATTCCCAAAGTCTGCAAGAATTGACGCTGTCATAGAAATAACACCTCTGAACTtcctaaaaaattttttagggAGTGTCTTGATCAGTTCATCATTGGTAAATACATAGAGTGACTGACATATCACCCCTTATAGTCCAAAACTAGGCTCTGCCTTTGTCAAGTTAACTGAAGACTCTTGCcttgtgtgattttgtttaaagataATATTGTTCATCTTCTCATTagaaattttgtttctttaagtagAAGAGACAAAACTGTGACAGCCAAAAACTTGTAAACTGTAGTGTTTACCTGGAAAGacctgtgtgtgtatgtgggctTGTATTGGACACATGTTTTaccataaaaatattacattacttTATACGACTAAATGTAATGACATAATAAACATAATGAAACATAATACATTCCTCAGAGAGCTTTATGCTGAAATGTTCCATGCATTCCTTTGAAAAATGATCAACTACTCAGTCAATTGTTGTGGCATGACTGGCAGACATCAGATCGATTCTgttatgtgataaaaaaaaaaaaaaagatattaataTGGAGCCTCATGAGGCACAGGGCTACATTTTGTCCCTGGAAGGAGACAGGGTTACTCTGGTTAACTGAAGATGTAAAACTGATGCATGTAAGATTGCAGCCAGGTTGAagcaaataaatagataatCCTGTCATCAGTGATCAGTATAGAGCTTTTGTTTTAGTAGCCCCAAACTACAATTTacttcatttaatatttagccTAACACCATAAGAAAAATCATGTCAACAAGAGAAAAAGAATAGTTGTAgttttttcagacatttaaaattttacattatgGCTGGATGTCACTATCAAGTGGCCAGATGCAACACCCACTCTCTTTGTATTCAGAATACGTGGGTCCTCTGGTTGCAAAGAAAATGGATatatgaagaataaaaaagtgGTTTACAAAGTACTAAACTCCAATACTCAGCTCAGGAGTGTAGAAGTATTGGATATAACGAGAATGCAAAATTTCATGCAATTTAAGACTGCTTCAGAAATCTGCAAAGAATTTCCTCTTTATTCACTTCCGATGAAGACAaaggtttgaaaaaataaaagtgccaTTGTCAACCCATTCCTAAGCTGAAAATAAAGCACTttcaaaccatttattttatttttattttttattgaacttcCAAAATGCTACAAAAGATGTTTTGACTTGACAGAGTGCAAATTCAAGATACCAATAATGTCATTCTGACGAGTCAAAATGCTAATTCATATCCCACATAGACAATCTGTTTAATTAAAGATTTCTCTTCATTTGGAAATATCCTATAAGGATTTTGGACAAGCAAAACTTATAATtccaaatatttctaattttgtttttgcctaGTCATTATGTGCTTTCAAGAtatctgtaatttaatttgcacAAGTCAAATCTATTAAACAACTATCTAAAGATAAATTTAAGACAGATATAATTAGAGATATCTTCATCTTAGAGATGTTTTCAAGATACCTAGTCTGTTCCAGCCTATTTAGGGTATTAACATACTCGTTGTGATCCATTTCGCCCTGTTTTGAACTGGAGAAATCCACTTCCAGACCTCCATCTGAATTTCGCCCATCATCCGAGTCAGTGTCTGAAAACCAGTTAGGATAATTCCAAGGACCCCTGaccacacaaaatatttttttcttcatagaaatagaaacaaattggggccctgtcaactacaaaattaatcatattgtgtttgtagcagtaaaaaaataaatattatcaCTTCCATACCAAAGagcacacatccatatttgcactGAACCTGCCCCCCACCCTCTTtggttcgttcctgcttagCACGCTTGATGGTGACGATGTTCAGCACCAGTCAGAACAAGACAATGCTgccaagaaaaacaataaaatcaggttttcaaaaggagagggagaaaaaagacAAGTGTCAATTTGTAGCCCAGTTTTTCTGCAGGAGAGGTGGGTAGATTGTGTGacattatcaaccatttagcatagttagcttagctacagactgcttgcctccatttcactagcattaaacgaacaaagaaaaaaaagatctaatCAACCTGGGTGCAAAGTCAAACGTTTTGAAGTACCTACTggtttcagtttaaaataatatataggGTTTACTTTGACTTGGACACAATGTCAATGGGCTCGGGCCATGTTAAATTTTTTGAAGGTCCCATTTATAATAGTGAGacgtttttgacatttttagttctgaaaaaaacaacaaagtttccctttctgtttcatttttttttatcacctcAAATTGTTTACCAGTTGTGTGTAGTCTGTTTaggtttaaaagtctttttcaataaattatttttgttttgtctcttgcTCCTGTTTCTTCTAGTTGAATTTTAAATTCAACTGGCATCCAGCAGatgttttattgcagttttttaatGAAGTTATGTTTCCCACCTTCTTCTGCCTACTTTCTATCTTGCTCCACCTACACGTCAACACagtttgtttcacatttattcattacCTAGAGACGGATAAATAGGTCGTTCTGGTCGTCGTGCTTCCTCCTTACTACTTTTCAAGACATTCAACAAATTCATCTGTAGGtgagaaaatctaaaacatagAGATTAAGAATGAAATGAACATGAATTGATAGTCTTGTGTTTTGgcttcttaatttaaaaatacctCTAGAATTTTTCTATCAACATTtaattatacatatatatattctgatgatatttttttgtcagattaaaagtctCTGACGATAATCTTTAAGCAAGTATTATACATACTTATCATTGTGTGTAACAGTTTCCCTTGAATTGAGATACGGAAGCAATTTACCTTTTAAATGACATTCAAATTCATAGAGATGCATCtgtaaatgcagttttgcaTGTCATCACTTAACATAAAGCAAAAGCAAGTATATGTTTCTTACAACTGTAATGCTTGCATGTGTCTCAgtcattttatgtcattttgaaAGAGCAGTGGCCATGAATTTGCTCTACAAATGAACAAACTCTATGTggcaaaaaaaagcttttcagtcTGGAGAAGCATTTCAAACAGATCACAATGTGCAAACAGGAAGTCTTATAAAAATAGCTTGACAGGTTCAACAAGATCCACAATCTTAGActgctttggatttttttcttgtttgaattCCTTTTTACTATTAGTACCCGTCAACAATCCTTGCATTCACCACATTGTAATGAAACTGACTCACTGCTTTACACGTTGGCAGCAGCTTTGCCTCTTTCACATTAGAGTCAGAGTGTAATTCCAGGATATTTCGGGAAAAACAGATGCTTTCTGCTCGGCCAAAACACCTCGAGAGTCGAGATGCTGAGGTTGTGGACGTGCCGCAGCAAGGTGGGCGTTTCAGCTGGGTGATTCTAACCCCGCATCTTGAACACTGTTCTGCAAAATCAGAACATCTAAACACGGATTTAGTCTGCATGCATCTCTGTTCCAAGGCATTCCTGATCACCACTATTTACACAACAAGCAGCTCTGCGCAGCTGCGAACCCCAGAAGTGCTCCAAGAAGCATACAGGGGAAATGAGAGATCGCACAATAAAGCTAGTAAGATGCATGTGatgtcaaattaaatattgtagTACTCACcttcaaaaaaaattgctctttcACTTTCACTTTTCTGCCTTGGTTGAAGATCCTGTGGTGACTTGAGCAAGAGAACTGGCCAaacctttcttgttttaggtcagttagaattaccaaaattatttttatttgctaaatgcctcTATAATGAGAAAAAATGCAACTGGCTCTCTCCAgtcaattgttttatttttttttttttcgagaAAGCAACTTGCAAAGTTTCTCCACAAACCTGCTTAACAACTTGTCAGTTTTGATAAAGAgtattatttttcactttgtgtcAACCCCACTCCCTGGCGAAACAGGTAGGCAATGCATGGGAAGGTGTGCAGACTAAAGGTCATATAAACTTGCTTTTATTTGTCTCATCAGGCTGGAATATATGTTTCGTACATATATTTCACCTTTCAGCTGTTGTCCATTTTACCAACAAGGAAATACAAATTCCTCTGCTCTTTGAGTACATATGAATGACACCACCTTTTCAGTGTCAGTTTTTCCCTCATATTTTACCCCATTACATTACTTGTAGAACCAGAATCAATTAGCATTTTCATCTCAACTTATTAGCGCCACAGAAAATGTTAGCTCATCCGGTACATCATTGTCTTTCACAATGAATACATACTCATCTTGTTCAAGCACATTCACATTTGGTCCTTATATCCCTTTTGTACgacacattttagaaaaatggtCACCATTGTCATCTATCTACTGTATGTGGTCAGTAAATCTACACCTGTAAAACGATCTGCCCTTTTTATTCtcctctttcatttttctttcggTTTCAAATACTTTCCTTTCTTTGTCGTCAAAATCAGGTTGGCCTCTTTTCTTCTCCCCGTGACGCTCATTGCTGCAAGTTCTCAATTCATTCACATTGTGAATCCACTGCTAATGTGccagaaaatgttaaacatgtttaaatagaTATCTGTAGACCTCATCTCAtcagggatttttttgttttgtttttatagctcCACAAGTTTAAGAACAGCACAACTaaagcatgaaaacaataaaatagtaGTGTCAAATACACATTATCatcaacaataacaatatatactaATAGGAATAATAACGGTTTTTCACCTTCCCTCATATGTTTAAATAGACGTGTTTAGGCCTCATAcaaatgcctcatgaggcttttGTGAGTCAGAGAGAAAGATAAGCCCTAACATCACTTCCTTTCCAGAATTTGCACTCACAAGCAAAACAATACTACTTTTGTTCAGTCTCTTCCTTGTTGTTGAATCAACACTGAAACCTCCTACTGTTTCATGCTTTCTTGAGGACAAAATCTTGTTTCAGTGAAATCTTCCACCCTGTACCCAATACTTTGACAGCTTACTCACCATTACTACATCTACTCTCTGAGTCTTTTGTTTGCTGGCCTTCAGCATGCTTCAAATGCTGTATCTGGTTTGCCTTAATATCAGCCTTCTGCCTgctctttgtctttttaaaccCTGCCATATCGGTCAGTTTGATTTCAGAAGAGGctgatgacatttttattatagCAACATTAAGTTTCCTCTTTccatgtgtaaaatgaatagaAGTCTCACAGTGTGAACTGAAGGCAGCCAGCAGTGAACCATTCAGGATTGCCAGATATACAATGACACCTaggtagaaattatttttggaaCTGCTTGAACCGTgatgaaaaataacagaaaaataaaaagtctgaatatgtaaaattttaaaatttgattaaatacaTAGTACATTTGTCTGCATTCTCCCTTTGTGCTTAGATGAAGGAATTTGGTAAACAGGCTTGTCAGGTTCCATGTTGACGTAAATTTCCTTCATCGCTTGATGCTCAACACTGACTTTTAACAATGACTATAAATCCTCTGCAGTAGTTGAACTGTGAAAACTGTGGGAAAGAGGTGAGTGATTTGAtgttaaaaatatgaagaaacatattttagagATTACAGCAAGATAAAGAAACTCACAAGTGTTTCAgtgttattttctgaaatatctTACACAACATAAGATTCCTGAAGATTTTAATAGCTTCATAAGTTTCGTTTTGCTGATTTGGTTCTGTATTcgttctttcttttccttcctcttggTTTATCCTGCTCACAACTTTGTGGTTTATTACATTATAccctaataaaaacaattctaaGTTTATAttgtagcatttttaaataaatttatggACAtggaaaatttgaaaacaatttcaagGGGAACATTACTTTTACAACACTGCAGGGAACAACGTGTTTTATTTGTCTTGGTGGATGGTGGTGGCAAATGCAGAAGCATGAAGGCGTGCAGTAGataatgaaaaagatttaatgaaaaaaaatgatgaagtCTAAAACTACAAAGTCACAGGTGTCCAGGGCAGCAACataaatcaaaactccaaggaagAAACCGGGCAAGGAGACATGTGGAGAGTACGGAGAAACCAGGGGAGTAATGGAaggaaccagcaaggagtgACTGAAAGAGAGGAGCTTAGGTACTGGAAGGTTGATTGCTGACACAAAGAACCGGGCTGATTGGCAAACTGATCTCACATGTGAGGGGAGAGAGGCACAGGGGGCGAGGGGTCGCCAGTgcatcgcagggcaacacagggtcagacaggacaaacaaccatgcacgcacacactcacacctaaggaaGATTTATAGAGACAAATCAACCTAACAGTAATGTtattggactgtgggaggaagccagagtacctggagagaacccacgcatgcaaactccatgcataAAGAATAGTGGCTGGGAATTGAACCTAGAACCTTCCTTTCTTACCATCTGTGCCACTATACAGGCccaaaacaagacaaatctaatcaaaataagaaataacaCAGAATAgtgatgaaactaaaataactaataaagGACTGAACCAAGGTCAAACAAAATAGCTGATCTATATAATAATAGAGGAATtacagaacacagaaacaaacaaaacccaactAAACAACCCGAAAGTCGAAAGAGTAAAATGACTGCACATGTTttttatgaatgtatttttatattttaaaaaaaatcctgtttaagCCTTGCCACAAAGGAGATTTCTGGATATTTTGTCCGGCTTTTTAGACCTCTGGTTGCAGGATACCTGATGTTACCCCTCCCTGATGGGGTGTAAATAAAAggtgtttatttcctttttcattacttttaaatgttttaatctgacagaaaacTTTTCGTGCAGTCTTTTCTTCCGTCTTCTTTTCTTTGGCACTTTACAAGCTTGGTGTCACATTTTGGCTCCTCACTGAAAGTCATCAGAGTAACGAATGGAGACATATgatattttacagctttgatgtcatgttattttattttattttactttttttacctttttgacAGGTAAAATGGAAATAGGTGAAGGACCTCCTCCAGACATTGCAGATATTCCATATATTCCAGACATCCCATATATTCCAGACATCCCATATATTCCATATATTCCAGACATTCCAGTTATCCCAGATATTACAAATATTCCAGACATCGCAGATATCCCAGCGCCGCCATATCCTGGTCCGCCATTGGACTCAAGTGTGGTCATCAATCAACCTACACCTGTTGACCAGAAATATCCTCAGCCTGCTCCTCAGCAGTATCAGCAACCTGATGACCAGAAATATCCCCAGCCTGTTGCTCAGCAGTATCAGCAACCTGTCGACCAGCAATATCCCCAGCCTGATGCTCAGCAGTATCAGCAACCTGTTGATCAGCAATATCCCCAGTCCGGTGTCCAGCAGTATCAGCAACCTGTTGATCAGCAATATCCCCAGTCCGGTGTCCAGCAGTATCAGCAACCTGTTGATCAGCAATATCCCCAGTCCGGTGTCCAGCAGTATCAGCAACCTGTTGATCAGCAATATCCCCAGTCCGGTGTCCAGCAGTATCAGCAACCTGTTGATCAACAATATCCCCAGCCTGTTGCTCAGCAGTATCAGCAATATCCCCAGCCTGTTGGTCAACAGTATCAACAACCGGTTAACCAGCTTGGTAAGAGATCAGAGGTCATCTTATTTATTCTGCATTTCAACATAATTTCACCCCTTTTCCTCCAatcattgtttcttttcttatatGTGCTGAAATCTTGTCCAGTTTATGCCTCATTCAGTTAACTCCAAGTTCAATGTTTTTATACGTCTAGCTCAACAACAAGCTGTACCGCAAAATCAGACTACTCAACCTGGTGAGTTACTTTCTCAGTTAGTGTCTTTTTATTGAAGATGAGTCTAAAGTTTAAGAATGTATAGAGTTGGTGGTGAGTTTTTAACAAAGTGTTATTGACAGCAACCCCTGTGGTGGTGgtgcaagcgagaccaactgaGGCTCCTGGAAGCATGTTGTGTCCACACTGTAAGACCACCGTTGTGAGCACAACCGAATACAAATTGGGCATGCTCACCTGGATCATTGTTGGAACACTGTTTATTATTGGGTGAGTAAAAAGTTGAAGTATTGAAGTATTCTTTTCTAACCAACCGGTTTAGCAGTGCTGCCGCCCTTGCAGCCACAGGAGGACAGTGATATCTCAAACTGGGTCAGTTTGACAGCTTTCATACGGTAGGGAGAAAATTGAGAGGAAAAATAAGAATGAATTAGTGCAACCAATTATTCCAAACTGACATCAAGAAGAATACCAATAAAGTCACTGCCAGAGGTTGAAATTAGTGTGAAGTGGCGTGTAAATTGGAGCAACGCACCCGCCACTGTGGCAGGTTTacaatttgaacagaaaaaagaagaagctgcaTTCAGGTTGAACGTCTGTCCAGGGGAGGACTGACCGTCTGAAGTACAGACCATATCTGGCGGCCCTATActgtcataatttaacaaaccGCCACAGCCCATTGGTAGATTTTATTGACGGACACTGGGTTTATCCAATGAAATCCCTTGGTTCTCCTTGGCCCGCCCCTCCCCAAACCAAGGTCAAGCAAAACATAGCTGATCTAAATAATAATAGAGGAATtacagaacacagaaacaaacaaaacccaaataaaCAACCCGGAAGTCGAAAGAGTGAAATGACTGCACATGTAttttatgaatgtatttttatattaaaaaaaaaatcttgtttaagCCTTGACACAAAGGAGATTTCTGGATATTGTGTCCGGCTTTTTAAACACCTGGTTACAGGATACCAGATGTTACCCCTCCCTGATAGGTAACATCAGGGAGGTAACCTGATGTTATCCCCCCTGATAACATAGAACAGTTAGAAAAACAGCTCTTGGTACcatttaacaatgtttaaaaaaatcactagaCAGATCTTAACTAAATACTATCTGGGGGAGTTGTagccaaaatgtggaaatgttcaacataGGAAATGATTGCAAGAATGTTAGGGTTGTGTAGTTAAAGTTTGCTGTTAGTAATTACTTCAAGTGAACTTATTGCACTTCACCTTTGTTAAGGTATCCATGgtttatgttaaattaatctatatatgtacatatttatGGTAGACTTATTGTcagtaaattagattttatagggttaagaataaatcatatattttatataatttgctTGTACTGGTGGGGCTGGTGAccgaaggaagaaaaaaaaaaaaaaacagtggctggtgaaatgtctgagtggctggtaaaaaatgttctctaCCAGCTACTGGCTggtggagaaaatgtttaatttccacCCCTGGATTCACTCCTTGTTTGTTTAGCACTTTTCTTTACGCCTTCGGTCCATGTACGTTCAGgcagtttgcttttttgtttaaaacaaacaaaccaaaaaatacactagcttttttatttatttttattaaaccaaaacGAAAGTTGGGATAACAGaccattttctgatttttgcaCTAAATGGAGAATACAGATAAATACTGCACACTTTCGATTGAGTTAACTTTTTTTGAGTCGAGTGGTCTTACtattattgttttgtctttttgatcaTATTCCTTGTCCAGGTGTTGGCCTTGCTGTTTGATCCCGTTCTGCGTGGGTGCTTGCAAGGATGTGCAGCATTCCTGCCCGCAGTGCAACAACGTTCTGCACGTCTACCGTCGCATGTGAACCATAGTGATTCACATGCAGTTACTGCAGTTACtgacatttttgctgaaaaaatacGTTTATGAGGTTTTCATGAACTTTTTTAACAAACTATTGATATTTTACTCTTTATGGTGTCTCATTAACgaataattttcaaaatttttaactTAAGATCGGAAGAAAGTTTTTTCCCCATTGTGGCCTAAAGAGAAGCTCTGCTCATCCAAGTTGTGTTTAATGACCTTaacatatacaaatattttttggaaacattagttaatgttttaaagtaatgtaaaaatatttaaaacacatctTGATGAAGGTCAACATAATTCTACATTTTAATTAACACtaataatttaaagtctttCTGTAATCATTCAACATTAGAGTATATGTTGTTCTGTTACCATTTCCTTAACAATTATTACTCTAATCTAATTATTACTCAGTGATTTACTTGGATACTAACTGTTGACATGAGAATGTTGTTCTGGTTGCAAAAGTAGATTTCTCTTACTTTAAATAGTGCAACATTTGATTATTGTTGTAACGAATCATGAATCAGAACATAATATCTACAAAAAATATCCttcaaaatatctgaaatgtttaatttgtctgTTGATTGAGGTCTTCTTGCACTGTACAAAGTTATTTAATTGAGAGCTGCACTGTAAAACTACAATTCCCAAAGTCTGCGAGAATTGATGCTGTCATTGAAATAACACTTCTGAATTTCCTAAAAGAATTAGGGAGTGTTTTGATCAGTTCAGTTGgtagatatatttatatgtgaGGTTTTTTAAAGGTTATCTCATTTATCATCTTATAAGCAATTGTGTTTCTgtaagcagaagaagagacaaaactgTGACAGCCCAAAATACAGTGTATCTGGAAAgacatgtgtgtgtgcttgtatTTGGTACATTGTTgggcctatttttttttttttttttacaaaaaatgctACATTCCTTTATACAATTGaatataattacataataaacataataaaacgtAATACATTCCTCAGAGAGCTTTATGCTGAAATGTTCCATAGATTCctttgaaaaatgatcaaataccCAGTCAATTGTTGTGGCATGACTGGGAGACATCAGATCGATTCTattatatgataaaaaaaaagagattaataTGGAGCCTCATGAAGCACAGGGCTACATTTTGTCCCTGGAAGGAGACAGGGTTACTCTGGTTAACTCAAGATGTAAAACTGATGCATATAGATTGCAGCCAGGTTGAAACAGATGAATAGATTATACTGCCATCAGTGATCAGTATAGAGCTTTTGCTTTAATAGTGCCAACctgtattatattttattcaatatttagcCTAACACCATGGGGAAAATTATGtctgcaacattttaaagtaaatgaacAAGTGAAAATGAATAGTGGGATGTTTTCTGAGACGTCTAAAATTTTACAATATGGCTGAATGTCACCATCAAGTGGTCAGATGCAGGTATTACACCCGCTCTGTTCTGAACACGTAGGTTCTCTGAAAATGAATATATGGAAAAtaacactaaataaaacaaagtttagtgATCACAAAACATGGGAAGTTTTGGTATAATACCTTTTACTTTAGGTATTATACCTAAAGTAAAAGGGATAGTAAAAGGGATAGCAGTGAGCACACATTAGCTGGCAAAAATGGTAATGTAGTTGCAAACGTTATTGCTATTGTCAAGCCATAAGCTGagccaaaacacaaacacactctcaGTCTGTTAAGATTTGTCTTCTACATCGAAGCCCGGGACTAAAGCTGTCCACCACTGCATGGCAACAACAGTCATCACAGACGAAAACCTCCTAAAACACCTTCTAGCTTTTCTCCAAAGATGGTCGGGTCACCTCCAACAATCAGCAATCAAAGTCTCAGGAAAAGAAATTACAGATGCTCACATTTTTACTGGTGGATCATAACAAAGTAAGTAGAGCAGTGTTAaggaaatatgattattttggtgcttaatacagttaatcttaaaaGATATAtggaacactcttattttgaacagttttctgttgagcattcagagacacaggaaccaaatgcagattAAGGGAGATCTCTCAATGGGACCCCCACTGTGAGGCCAGGCCACAGGCGAAGTCATAAAATTAGCAGTTTCCTTGGGAGACAGAGATTTTAGATTTCTCAGGTATCTGTGAGATTGTATCTCAGGTCGTTCTGTACTCAGAATGACCGTGGGAGCCACAGGGGGTCAGGGCCGGCTATCCGCTCTTTTGTTTCGGTAGAAGGCAGATGGCCCTTTGATCTTTGCCGTAGATTGAGGGGAGTTCCAAGTTCTCTGGgagcttccagttggtcaacaagAGGAACGCCTagaatgcataaattaaatagaaaaaacactCACTAAATATAAAATCTAGTGTCACCACTGAATTTGCAGAAAGTTGccacttttttgctttttgcattggctctctctccaaagacgtctttgctgtttgtctttgtttcgtgttcgtttccccttgtgtgtctttatttttaaattgaattaaaaggctGGAACGTTTGTCTGTGGTAGACTTTGACGAATAGTGTGTGGTACACTTGCAGAACAGGGGACCGTGGCGGGTTCAGACGGAGGGTTTTGCGCTGCCTCCGCCGTAAAAAGGCTGGGTTTTCTTAGTTTATGTTCTTTTTCCCTGGAGATTCATGACTGTGCTCCTTAAAGAAAGGAATTTAGCGATTGTGTATTTAAAATAGCCTGGGGTAGGCTTTAGATTTTCGAGAAATAGTCTGAGGTAGACTGTTAAGGAATCAAGTGAAAATAGTCTGGGGTAGACTTTAATATGgtgcatcttttattttttagccggcattttatttttattttttccctttgtcTCTTACGTTTGTTTGtaactgtgtttgtgttctctgtattttttgtgCGTGGTGATTTGTGTGCGGGCTGCCGtagaagtgtgtgtgtctgtgtgtttgcgtgtgtctGTGCGTGTGTATGCGTTAATTGCTTTGTGTGGAACGCTGTGTTTGAAAAGCGCTGTTTGCGTGAATGTGAGTTGCTTTTGCTGCGTTTTATTGTGCAGTTATTATGGACACTGAGTTGCGACACGTGCTATACGCTATTTTATGGTCGGGGTTCGTTGAAGAATCTTGACGGGGAAAGTAGAACGATGGCGAAAACGTGGTCGTTtagttttaaacataaataaataaataaaataaataggaGTTCAGTACATAGAACTggtaccagaaaacaaaat carries:
- the LOC111608536 gene encoding cell death-inducing p53-target protein 1 homolog: MEIGEGPPPDIADIPYIPDIPYIPDIPYIPYIPDIPVIPDITNIPDIADIPAPPYPGPPLDSSVVINQPTPVDQKYPQPAPQQYQQPDDQKYPQPVAQQYQQPVDQQYPQPDAQQYQQPVDQQYPQSGVQQYQQPVDQQYPQSGVQQYQQPVDQQYPQSGVQQYQQPVDQQYPQSGVQQYQQPVDQQYPQPVAQQYQQYPQPVGQQYQQPVNQLAQQQAVPQNQTTQPATPVVVVQARPTEAPGSMLCPHCKTTVVSTTEYKLGMLTWIIVGTLFIIGCWPCCLIPFCVGACKDVQHSCPQCNNVLHVYRRM